In Monodelphis domestica isolate mMonDom1 chromosome 3, mMonDom1.pri, whole genome shotgun sequence, the following proteins share a genomic window:
- the LOC130458058 gene encoding mucin-16-like: protein MKNRIATGVDVECAYQEDSSTPVLDREKIYWELSEQTHGKTRLGPYILHKESLYVDGYTHQIPTTTTNTWRPSLEAFTLNFTITNLLYTEDMGQKDSIKFKSTEKILQNMLGPLFENSSLGSSYYRCKLTFLRPLKNLTVTEVGVTCLYQSDSTGPFLDRERVYWEFSNQTGGITRLGPYTLDRDSLYLNGE from the exons ATGAAGAATAGGATAGCAACAGGAGTGGATGTCGAATGTGCTTATCAGGAAGATTCCTCCACCCCTGTCCTGGACCGAGAGAAGATTTACTGGGAGCTGAGTGAACAGACCCATGGAAAAACAAGGCTGGGACCCTACATTCTACATAAGGAAAGCCTTTATGTGGATG GGTATACCCATCAGATACCAACCACCACCACAAACA CCTGGAGACCCAGTCTAGAGGCTTTCACCCTGAACTTCACCATCACCAACCTGCTGTACACAGAAGACATGGGGCAGAAGGATTCCATCAAATTCAAGTCCACTGAAAAGATTCTTCAGAATATG CTTGGCCCTTTGTTTGAGAACAGCAGCCTTGGTTCCAGTTATTACAGGTGCAAACTGACTTTCCTAAG ACCTCTGAAGAATCTGACAGTGACTGAAGTAGGTGTCACCTGCCTCTATCAGAGTGATTCCACTGGTCCCTTCCTGGATAGAGAGAGGGTTTACTGGGAATTCAGCAATCAGACTGGGGGCATCACTAGACTGGGGCCCTATACCCTCGACAGGGACAGTCTCTACCTCAATGGTGAGTAA